The following proteins come from a genomic window of Montipora foliosa isolate CH-2021 chromosome 2, ASM3666993v2, whole genome shotgun sequence:
- the LOC137991807 gene encoding uncharacterized protein encodes MSLVQHVTEPTHEHGNTLDLIITRSSDGIIAAPPHVGTLFSDHAVVTCHLTTERPKSTAKQIIYRKLKSIDMNHFIDDLGTSLLCLNPPEDLDALVNCYNSTLSSVLNQHAPLQSRSIPIRSRAPWFNDNIKNGKREKRKAERRWRSSRKDSDLSLFKSKRNRMLVLINNARQEYYSNLVAENCHDQAKLFRVSKILLNLQADNMLPPHDNASSLAHEMGEYFVHKISTIRSKLDSHCPSSFTPSPMPTKCYNGIGLSQFDCLSDDYVKELIASSNKNCCPLDPLPSSLLSACVDTLLPVITKMVNLSLQSGVFAMTWKNALVRPLLKKPGMDHTILKNFRPISNLQFVSKLTEKAVAKQITELIIYMKKLLDSDWLRAVQFKCNTSAKSVTPVQKV; translated from the coding sequence ATGAGCCTGGTACAGCATGTTACGGAGCCCACTCACGAGCATGGCAACACATTGGACTTAATTATCACTCGTTCCTCGGACGGCATTATAGCTGCTCCCCCGCACGTCGGCACGCTGTTCTCTGACCATGCTGTAGTAACTTGCCACCTCACAACCGAACGTCCTAAATCCACTGCTAAGCAAATAATTTACCGGAAACTAAAGTCTATCGATATGAACCATTTCATTGACGACCTTGGTACATCCTTACTATGTTTAAATCCGCCTGAAGACTTGGACGCACTCGTCAACTGCTACAATAGCACACTGTCATCTGTGCTTAACCAGCATGCACCGCTACAGTCTCGCTCCATCCCTATCAGATCTCGCGCTCCTTGGTTTAATGATAACATCAAGAATGGTAAACGTGAAAAGAGGAAAGCTGAACGGCGCTGGAGGTCCTCTAGGAAAGATTCTGACCTTTCCTTGTTTAAATCTAAAAGGAACCGCATGTTGGTCCTAATTAACAATGCTCGTCAAGAGTACTATTCGAACCTTGTCGCAGAAAATTGCCACGACCAAGCGAAGTTATTTAGAGTAAGCAAGATCCTTCTTAACCTTCAAGCTGATAATATGCTACCGCCTCATGATAATGCATCTTCATTGGCACATGAAATGGGTGAATACTTCGTTCATAAAATCTCAACCATCAGGAGTAAACTCGACTCCCATTGCCCCTCAAGTTTCACGCCTTCTCCTATGCCTACCAAATGTTATAATGGCATTGGCCTATCTCAATTTGACTGCCTTTCCGATGACTACGTAAAAGAACTCATTGCTTCTTCTAACAAAAACTGTTGTCCGCTAGACCCCCTACCGTCCTCACTTCTGTCTGCTTGTGTCGACACCCTGTTGCCTGTAATCACAAAGATGGTCAACCTTTCATTACAATCAGGAGTCTTTGCCATGACTTGGAAAAACGCACTGGTTCGTCCACTGTTAAAGAAGCCTGGTATGGATCATACGATTTTGAAGAACTTTCGCCCGATTAGTAACTTGCAATTTGTATCGAAACTAACCGAGAAAGCAGTAGCCAAACAAATTACTgaactaataatatacatgaaaaaattactcgattctgattggctgagagcagtgcagttcaagtgtaacaccagtgcaaaaagtgtaacaccggtgcaaaaagtgtaa
- the LOC137991805 gene encoding uncharacterized protein produces the protein MQDVYYTFPEAREPGEGESVYTVAMEQLDQYFKSNVNVPYERHLFRTMTQLLTESVDQFITRLRERAEYCEFGDAKDENIRDQVIEKCMSRRLRRKLLEKGRELTLEQLQNTARSMEASDRQAGAFQNPNDKEGLKKGLNSIQEKTEGKRCYRCDATGHTEDDKRCPARDKECRKCHKIGSEDSPDSEYAFTVVDGKQPMVQVNVGGVPNVAMMVDSGASCNVIGRKLWEELKQNKVKCVSMKSNKKLYPYGSAEPFKTAGCFVATVTVPNVTVEAEFTIIEGKGQALLGRETATQLNVLCLGEEVRVNVLKEEDIFDKYKSCFEGLAKLKDFQLDIPIYQNVKPVAQPMRRLPFSIRDKLEQKLNELVDLDVIERAEGLTPWISPVVVVPKPNGNIRLCVDMRQANGAIVRERHPIPTVDEVLHDLNGSTVFSKLDIKWN, from the exons ATGCAAGATGTTTATTATACGTTTCCGGAAGCTCGAGAACCTGGCGAAGGTGAAAGCGTTTACACAGTAGCGATGGAACAACTCGATCAATACTTCAAGTCCAATGTCAATGTCCCCTACGAGAGACACCTATTTCGGACTATGACTCAGTTGCTTACTGAAAGCGTCGATCAGTTTATCACAAGGCTTCGTGAAAGGGCAGAATACTGCGAATTCGGCGATGCGAAGGATGAAAATATTCGTGATCAGGTTATCGAAAAATGTATGTCTCGTCGTTTGCGAAGGAAACTTCTGGAGAAAGGAAGAGAACTGACCTTAGAGCAGCTACAAAATACTGCAAGATCTATGGAAGCTAGCGACAGGCAAGCAGGAGCTTTTCAGAACCCAAACGATAAGGAAGGATTGAAAAAAGGATTAAATTCCATCCAAGAGAAAACTGAAGGGAAGAGATGCTACAGATGTGACGCGACAGGACACACTGAGGATGACAAGCGATGTCCCGCCAGAGACAAAGAATGCCGGAAATGCCACAAG ATTGGCTCTGAGGATAGTCCAGATAGTGAGTATGCGTTTACCGTTGTTGATGGGAAACAGCCTATGGTCCAGGTGAATGTTGGTGGTGTACCCAATGTTGCCATGATGGTCGACTCGGGAGCTAGCTGTAATGTGATTGGCCGCAAGTTGTGGGAAGAGTTAAAGCAGAATAAAGTGAAGTGTGTGTCTATGAAATCCAATAAGAAACTGTACCCATACGGAAGTGCTGAACCGTTCAAAACAGCTGGTTGTTTTGTTGCAACAGTAACTGTACCAAATGTTACTGTAGAAGCAGAGTTTACTATTATCGAAGGAAAAGGCCAAGCATTACTAGGAAGAGAGACAGCTACACAACTGAATGTCTTGTGCCTTGGAGAGGAGGTTAGAGTTAATGTTTTGAAAGAGGAAGATATCTTTGACAAGTACAAATCATGTTTCGAAGGGCTGGCAAAATTGAAGGATTTTCAGCTGGATATTCCCATCTATCAGAATGTTAAGCCAGTTGCACAGCCTATGCGTCGTCTGCCGTTCAGTATAAGGGACAAGTTAGAACAGAAACTTAATGAGCTTGTAGATCTTGATGTAATTGAGAGAGCAGAGGGTCTGACACCCTGGATTTCACCTGTAGTCGTTGTGCCTAAACCAAATGGCAACATCCGTCTCTGTGTTGACATGAGACAGGCTAATGGTGCTATTGTACGGGAACGACACCCCATCCCGACAGTCGATGAAGTTCTTCATGACCTGAACGGTAGTACTGTGTTTAGTAAACTTGACATCAAGTGGAATTGA
- the LOC137990955 gene encoding caspase-8-like: MTISDFRKLIFSISQELSADNLTSMKYLLRDSLTTREIEGIDCATDLLVLLEQRNELGRNNCSLFKDLLSAIQRLDLVKKVEDFDRKQLALNDRNGIENLGYRSVNNADQNGNVTDGEHVSEEFGRNDDSRSRDLTEKKTASSTMMKNHLQDTHELVCDYIYYNKLGKEAYRADTKVAATLRQVGKKVEACYPMKTMAERFNVKASKPDVAFRNVADIVFSQTDGVDWGYIVVVVCLASEVAVSCSQHGNDDVVDNIVGWLSEYLSKGTIGEWIKETGGWEAFVEHWKVRDVFWWLRTSITVLSNCFCISWT; the protein is encoded by the exons ATGACCATTTCGGACTTTAGAAAGCTTATCTTTTCGATCTCTCAAGAGTTATCGGCAGACAATTTGACTTCTATGAAGTACCTGCTTCGAGACTCATTGACAACGAGGGAAATTGAAGGGATAGACTGCGCCACAGATTTACTTGTTTTGCTTGAACAAAGAAATGAGCTGGGAAGAAACAATTGCAGTCTTTTCAAGGATCTTCTCTCAGCGATCCAGCGACTGGATCTTGTTAAAAAAGTGGAGGATTTCGACAGAAAGCAGCTTGCTCTTAATGATCGTAACGGGATCGAGAATCTCGGATATCGCTCTGTAAACAATGCAGACCAGAATGGTAATGTTACAGACGGCGAGCATGTCTCTGAAGAGTTCGGCCGTAACGACGATAGTAGATCTCGTG ATCtgacggaaaaaaaaacagcatctAGCACAATGATGAAGAACCACTTGCAAGATACACATGAATTGGTTTGTGACTACATTTACTACAACAAGTTGGGAAAGGAAGCCTACCGAGCAGACACCAAAGTTGCTGCAACGCTGCGCCAAGTGGGAAAAAAGGTGGAAGCATGTTACCCAATGAAAACCATGGCTGAAAGATTTAACGTCAAGGCCTCTAAGCCAGACGTTGCTTTCAGAAATGTGGCAGATATAGTATTCTCTCAGACTGATGGAGTTGACTGGGGCTATATCGTAGTTGTGGTCTGTTTAGCCTCTGAAGTTGCTGTTTCCTGTAGTCAACATGGGAATGATGACGTTGTTGACAATATTGTTGGATGGCTCTCAGAGTATTTGAGCAAGGGGACCATAGGAGAATGGATTAAAGAAACAGGAGGATGGGAAGCCTTTGTTGAACACTGGAAAGTGCGTGATGTGTTTTGGTGGCTCCGGACCAGCATTACCGTTCTTTCGAATTGTTTCTGCATCAGTTGGACTTAG